The following proteins come from a genomic window of Nostoc sp. TCL26-01:
- a CDS encoding 4a-hydroxytetrahydrobiopterin dehydratase — translation MAQLLSDAEIQAQSGHLSGWTVEGSKLQTTYRFKDFITAIAFVNKIVEPAESAGHHPDIEISYNKVKVSLTTHDAGGLTQKDFDLAEIISQIN, via the coding sequence ATGGCTCAACTACTAAGTGATGCAGAAATCCAAGCCCAATCTGGTCATTTGTCTGGGTGGACGGTAGAAGGTTCTAAGTTGCAGACTACCTATAGATTCAAAGACTTTATTACAGCGATCGCATTCGTTAACAAGATTGTAGAACCTGCGGAGTCAGCAGGCCATCATCCAGACATAGAGATTTCTTATAACAAAGTCAAGGTATCACTAACCACTCATGATGCTGGTGGTTTGACACAAAAAGATTTCGACCTGGCTGAGATCATTTCTCAAATCAACTAA
- the psbD gene encoding photosystem II D2 protein (photosystem q(a) protein), with the protein MTIAVGRAPSRGWFDVLDDWLKRDRFVFVGWSGVLLFPCAFLALGGWLTGTTFVTSWYTHGLASSYLEGANFLTVAVSSPADSMGHSLLLLWGPEAQGDFTRWVQLGGLWPFVALHGAFALIGFMLRQFEIARLVGIRPYNALAFSAPIAVFVSVFLMYPLGQSSWFFAPSFGVAAIFRFLLFLQGFHNWTLNPFHMMGVAGVLGGALLCAIHGATVENTLFEDGDGANTFRAFNPTQSEETYSMVTANRFWSQIFGIAFSNKRWLHFFMLFVPVTGLWMSAVGIVGLALNLRAYDFVSQELRAAEDPEFETFYTKNILLNEGIRAWMAPQDQPHEKFVFPEEVLPRGNAL; encoded by the coding sequence ATGACCATCGCAGTAGGACGCGCCCCCAGCAGAGGGTGGTTTGACGTACTAGACGACTGGTTAAAGCGCGATCGCTTCGTATTCGTAGGCTGGTCAGGAGTATTACTATTCCCCTGCGCCTTCCTAGCACTAGGCGGTTGGCTAACCGGCACAACCTTCGTCACCTCCTGGTACACCCACGGACTAGCATCATCCTACCTAGAAGGAGCCAACTTCCTGACAGTAGCAGTATCAAGTCCAGCAGACAGCATGGGACACTCGCTATTGCTGTTGTGGGGACCAGAAGCCCAAGGAGACTTTACCCGTTGGGTTCAATTGGGAGGATTATGGCCATTCGTAGCGTTACACGGAGCCTTTGCATTAATCGGGTTCATGCTCAGACAATTTGAGATTGCGCGGCTAGTAGGGATCAGACCATACAACGCCCTAGCATTCTCAGCACCCATCGCGGTATTCGTCAGCGTCTTCTTGATGTACCCATTGGGACAATCGTCATGGTTCTTCGCCCCCAGCTTTGGAGTCGCAGCCATATTCCGGTTCTTGCTATTCCTGCAAGGGTTCCACAACTGGACACTCAACCCCTTCCACATGATGGGCGTAGCAGGTGTCCTAGGTGGAGCGTTACTTTGCGCCATCCACGGGGCAACAGTAGAAAACACCCTGTTTGAAGACGGCGATGGTGCAAACACCTTCCGTGCCTTCAACCCCACCCAATCAGAAGAAACCTATTCCATGGTGACAGCTAACCGATTCTGGTCACAGATATTCGGGATTGCTTTCTCCAACAAACGCTGGTTGCACTTCTTCATGTTGTTCGTACCAGTCACAGGTTTGTGGATGAGTGCTGTCGGTATCGTCGGTTTGGCACTCAACCTGCGGGCTTATGACTTCGTATCGCAAGAATTGCGTGCGGCAGAAGACCCCGAATTTGAAACTTTCTATACCAAGAACATTTTGCTGAATGAGGGTATCCGCGCTTGGATGGCTCCTCAAGACCAGCCTCACGAAAAATTTGTATTCCCCGAAGAGGTACTACCTCGCGGTAATGCTCTCTAA